From the genome of Streptacidiphilus rugosus AM-16, one region includes:
- a CDS encoding 4-hydroxy-3-methylbut-2-enyl diphosphate reductase has product MSATAARRVLLAAPRGYCAGVDRAVIAVEKALEQYGAPIYVRKEIVHNKYVVQTLEKQGAIFVDETEEVPEGNIVVFSAHGVAPSVHDEAKAGKLATIDATCPLVTKVHKEAVRFAEEDYDILLIGHEGHEEVIGTMGEAPERTHLVDGAEDVAKVKVRDESKVVWLSQTTLSVDETMATVGALKQRFPLLTSPPSDDICYATQNRQVIIKQIAAEADLVVVVGSKNSSNSVRLVEVSLEAGAKDAHLVDFADEIDEAWLEGVATVGVTSGASVPEILVKGVLAWLAERGFGDVEEVRSVEEHLQFSLPKELRRDLRAELDAAPGSPE; this is encoded by the coding sequence ATGTCTGCTACCGCTGCACGTCGTGTCCTGCTCGCCGCTCCGCGCGGCTACTGCGCGGGCGTCGACCGCGCCGTCATCGCTGTGGAGAAGGCCCTGGAGCAGTACGGGGCGCCGATCTACGTGCGCAAGGAGATCGTCCACAACAAGTACGTGGTGCAGACGCTCGAGAAGCAGGGTGCGATCTTCGTCGACGAGACGGAGGAGGTGCCCGAGGGCAACATCGTGGTCTTCTCCGCCCACGGCGTCGCGCCGTCCGTCCACGACGAGGCGAAGGCCGGAAAGCTCGCGACGATCGACGCGACCTGCCCGCTGGTCACCAAGGTGCACAAGGAGGCCGTCCGCTTCGCCGAGGAGGACTACGACATCCTGCTCATCGGCCACGAGGGCCACGAAGAGGTCATCGGCACCATGGGCGAGGCGCCGGAGCGCACCCACCTGGTCGACGGCGCCGAGGACGTGGCCAAGGTCAAGGTCAGGGACGAGTCCAAGGTCGTCTGGCTCTCCCAGACCACCCTTTCGGTGGACGAGACGATGGCCACGGTCGGCGCCCTGAAGCAGCGCTTCCCGCTGCTGACCAGCCCGCCCAGCGACGACATCTGCTACGCGACGCAGAACCGCCAGGTGATCATCAAGCAGATCGCGGCCGAGGCGGACCTGGTCGTCGTGGTCGGCTCGAAGAACTCCTCCAACTCGGTCCGCCTGGTCGAGGTCTCGCTGGAGGCCGGCGCGAAGGACGCCCACCTGGTCGACTTCGCCGACGAGATCGACGAGGCCTGGCTGGAGGGTGTGGCCACGGTCGGCGTCACCAGCGGCGCGTCCGTGCCGGAGATCCTGGTCAAGGGCGTGCTCGCCTGGCTCGCCGAGCGCGGCTTCGGCGACGTCGAGGAG